The following nucleotide sequence is from Pseudomonas sp. RC10.
CGAGCTGTAGGTCAGCCCCGCCGCGTTGATGATCACCGCGTCGGCGCGCAGACGGGCTTCCTGAATCCAGTCCACCAGCACGCCCTCGTGATTGCTCTGGCGAAACGCCAGGGTCAGGCCCAGCGCGTCGGCGTGTTTCTGGCAGCCTGCTTCGATGCTGGCGAAGCTTTCCGTGCCGTAGGTGCCGGACGTGTCCAATCCATACAGGTTGGCGTTGGGGCCGTTCAGGAAAAATACGGTGTAGGGCATGGTGGCTCCGAGGCGTTATTCAAAAGGGCGGGTGGCGCGCATGGCCGGGTGTTGGTCGAACGCGGCGAACCAGTCAGCGGTCGCAGGGTGCGCCGCTCGCCAGTCCAGGTGCGGGAAACGGAAATCCAGATAGCCGAGGCCGCAGCCCAGGGTGATCAGTCCGATGTCATCGGGGGTGCGGCTGAACTGCGCGGCGTGGGTTTCAACGTCCGCGAGGACGGCGCGGACTTTGGTCAGTTGGCCGTCGAGCCAGCGGTCCCATTGCTTGTCCGGTGGCCGTGCGATGGTCTCGTAGCGGGCGAGCAGGGTGGCGTCCAGCAAACCATCGCCCAATGCGTGTCGGGTCAGGCTGACCCAACGCCGCTGGCCGTGTTGGGGAAACAAAGTGCCCCCGGCGTGATCGTTCAGGTATTCGCAGATCACCCGGCTGTCATAGAGCGACAGGCCGTCAGCGGTTTGCAGGGCGGGTACTTTCGCCAGCGGGTTGAACACGGCGATGCGCTCATCACGATTGACCGGGTGCGCCGTCGAATCGAGGCGTTCGATCTGCCCGTCCAGCCCCAGGCAATGAGCGACCACCATCACCTTGCGCACGTAGGGCGAGGTCGAGGCGTAATACAGTTTGAACATCGGAGCCTCTCGGGTCATGACAGTGCGTCGATGATCAACAACACCTTGCCCAGATTAGCGTTGCTCTCCAGCAGCCGATGGGCCTCGGCC
It contains:
- a CDS encoding type II 3-dehydroquinate dehydratase, with protein sequence MPYTVFFLNGPNANLYGLDTSGTYGTESFASIEAGCQKHADALGLTLAFRQSNHEGVLVDWIQEARLRADAVIINAAGLTYSSIPILDALLAFDGPIIEAHMSNIWKRESFRHHSYVSKAATGVIAGLGALGYRMALTAVAELLEGKAKRV
- a CDS encoding glutathione S-transferase; the encoded protein is MFKLYYASTSPYVRKVMVVAHCLGLDGQIERLDSTAHPVNRDERIAVFNPLAKVPALQTADGLSLYDSRVICEYLNDHAGGTLFPQHGQRRWVSLTRHALGDGLLDATLLARYETIARPPDKQWDRWLDGQLTKVRAVLADVETHAAQFSRTPDDIGLITLGCGLGYLDFRFPHLDWRAAHPATADWFAAFDQHPAMRATRPFE